AGCtctacctagttccaacagacaagagttctttctcccatccttcactttcaacagatatataaatccaattttcctggtttccaacagaccacatgcctctgaggatgcctgccaaagatgcaggcaaaacatcaggagagaatgcatctagaacatggccacagcccgaaaaacttacaacaacccaaaaaaggagacacatcaggagagaaggGAATAATTGTCTTAGATATTCTATATACTTTACCATTCGTTAGGCATGACCAGAAAAGACATTGAGATCAACAGACACAGAGCAAAGTGAGGTCATGGGCAAAACCTGCTTGAGATGGGATTGCTGGTCTTGAGGGAAATTATATAGAATATCTAAGACGATTATGCCCTTCCCTCCTGATGAGTCTCCTTCTTCTTACAAAGAAGTCTATTGTAAAATCTAGAGTTCATATTTAATATTAGGATAAACTGAACTTATGGGAATCCTAGTATCAAGTTACAGATTTGGAAAGAATCTTCAGACTCTTTACCATTTGTTAAGCATGACCAGAAAAGTCATTGAGATCAATAGACACAGAGCAAAGTGAGGTCATGGGCAAAACCTGCTTGAGATGGGATTGCTGGTCTTGAGAGTTTGAAGATTCTTTCCAAATCTGTAACTTGTTCAGTTTATCCTAATATTAAATATGAACTCTAGATTTTACAATAGACTTCTTTGTGAGATCATGATATTAGAgatgagaaaatattggaaaaataatTTAAGTGTATGGAAGAACTGTACCTGAGGAGAATGGGACAAAGGCGTCATTCTTCTTGAAACGCCCATTCTCATCCAGGAAATTCTCTGGGTAGAAAGCAAAGGGTCTTTTAAACATTTTGGAGTCATGAAGGACACTGCTGAGAACAGGGTAGATTTCTGTCCCCtgtagaaaaaaaagaaacagggtTTTAGTGGGACATTCAAAGTTACAGGAATGGCACCAGGAGGTTCTAGAGCCGCATGTGGTCCACCATCCATCCATTGGTGGCCCATATTTTTCATTTAAATATTCAGCATAAAGATACTGAACCGACTGAGACTATCTGTACCTGGATCCATGCACCATTTTGTTTTCCTGATAGGAAAAATTAAATCTGTTTCCACCAAGAGCAGATTAGCAAATAGGTAAAGTAGAACATCCCATAAATACTGCTCATTGCTTCATGACACAATTTCTGggaccttcctctttctttcttgcagTCACAATCCTTTATCCTTTAGAAGTGACATAGCTTACATCTTCCGTACAACTATGTGTTCCAGATTTGGGAGACAAGtttgaactccccccccccccccccggccaaatACCCCAAAAGCTGTTTTGAATATCAAAAATAAGGAGAACTATCCTACTCGACAGTGTTAAATGCCTTTTTGGATATAGTATTTGACGTATATAAGAATAGCCACCAGAACATCCCACATTAAATGTCCATAGCAAATTTCAGGCTGTAGGAAGGCATGctgcatattggggggggggggggggggggggaggggggatattcCATAAAAATGGATCACCATTTCAAAACAACATATTCCTTATTCACTTTACTTATACCCCATCTTTTTTCCTGACCCATTTTGTTTAAGGTGGGCTAAGTACACCCATATTGCTAGGGGTTACCTGCAATCCCTTCATCCTGTACCTTAGGGATGAGGTATCCTCTGAATTCAGTGTCACAGATAACCCGGTGAGCCACATCCATGGGAATGAGATCACTGCATCTCTGTATTTCATGGATGACGGCATCCATGTATGGCATCTGGCTCCGGTCTTCGATGTTTGGGACACGATTGTGGCCAATCACTCGATCAATTTCTTCATGCACTTTTGCTGTCAAAAATATTCATTAAGTTAATCTTCAGAGTAAACATTCTGAAAGGGAGTTGAGTTTCTAATGTCAATATAAGCAAATGGAacaaccatagatgcaggcaaaacgtcaggaaagaatgcctctagaacatggtcatatagcccgaaaaaacctataacaatggGACAACCCTTTGAATACCAATTTCAGGAGGTATTGTGaaagtgtatgtgtatgtcttcTGTTGTATTCATTGGGATGTTTCTAGTTGCGTTTCCCATACCAACCCATCCATACCTTGAACTTCAGGATGTTTCATCAGAAACAGAAACCCATATCTCAGGGTGGAGCTGACTGTCTCTGTTCCAGCAAAGAAGAGGTTCAGGGTCGTGAGTAATAAGTTCCTGTCATTGAATTCACTGGATGCCTTGTCTTTTTCCTGAAAACAGGATAGAGCAAAACATTGTGAGGCCACTCTAGTAAGGACAATTGGGAAAACACAACCAAGTTGCATGTTTCTTTCTTCATCATAAGAATCCTAGCATtttagagttggatgtcatcccAATGGCCACCTGGTCCACCCATATGCAACTGAATGTCTAAAAGATGCCCAATACAACCActttttaaagacttccaaaaCTGAAGTATCTATCACTCTTCCAGACAGTTAATTTTACTGTTGGAAAGCTCTTATAGTGAAGACGTTCTTCCTGACATTGTGGTAGAATAATATATTTTAGGTTAGTAACATTTCACTTTGTACAGTAaaaaggagcctccggtggtgtagtgggttaaacccctgtgctagcaggactgaagaccaacaggtctcaggttcaaatccggggagaggcggatgagctccctctatcagctccagctcctcatgcggggacatgagagaagcctcccacaaggatgattaaacatcaaatcatctgggagtcctctgggcaacgtccttgcagacagccaattctctcacaccagaagtgacttgcagtttccctgacacgacaaaaacaacaacaacaacaaaaactttgtACAGTGgggagcctcccacaggatagtaaaacaccaaaacatctggatgtcccctgggcaatatctttgcagacggccaattctctcacaccaaaagtggcttgcagtttctcaagttgctcctgacacgaaaccccccccccccccccacacaactTCATACATGAAATGCAAACTAGGGAATAAGTTCCAGATAATACGAAACAACAAgtcattgttattttttaattacttATTTCTCTTTGGCACCTCTTATTTTATTAAGGATAGGATGATAATACACTGCACAGTCACATTGATCTACCCAACAGTGTAAGTGCACATTGATCTACCCAATAGTATAAATGCATTAGACAAATGCCATAGTCTCCTATCTTTTTAAATACACAGCTACAGGTCAGTCTTATAACTCCAGACAAGGTTAGGAAGTTTGGTGTCCTATGATTCCTATAAGATGAAACATCATAGCCAAGGGTCGGGAAGAGGAAAAGAATTGTAATCTGGAGGACACCAGGTTGCCTGGAGTTGGCCAATCATCAATTCATGACCCACCAAATTACCTTCTCCATCTGGGCAAGGAAGCAATCGATGAAATCCCGTGGGTAGTTGGGATCAAAGGTGTCTTTATTCTTCTTCACTTTCTTAGCAATGAAGCTTATCATATCTTCCAGGATATCATAGATTTTAGTGTGGGGTCCAGGGAAATACTTCAGAAGGTTTTCATACATGTCATAAAGCTGCATGAGAAGATAAAATATGTCCAGTTGATCATTTGCCAGATTACTCCctggcatcatagaatcatagagttggaagagacctcacggaccatccagtccaaccccctgccaagaagcaggaaaattgcattcaaagcacccccaacagatagccacccagcctctgtttaaaagcctccaaagaaggagcctccaccacactccggggcagagagttccactgctgaacagctctcacagtcaggaagttcttcctaatgttcacatgttCAGTAGAGTTTTCCTAGTTTTGCCCATTTTTAGCTGGATGTCCCATTTTGTTTAAGGTGGGCTAATTACACCCAGAAAAATCTTTGGGCAGCATCCTCTTACAGACTTGTGTGCATGGAGGGATACCCCAGGAGGGATATTGGTGGTTACCTGAGACCAGGATGTGCTTATCTCTCGGAAGCTGTTGTTCATCATCTCCATAAGGGCCTGGAATTCCTTATCTTCATAGTCAAAGCGGTCCCCAAAGACAATGGAGCATATGACATTGGAGACAGCCCGACTGAGGAAGTAAGTCGGATCAAAGGGCTTCTCTGAAATACAAGACAGAGGGACAGGAAGAAGCGGGGTCTCATCACTTCACTGAAGATATTTCTTATACCCTGCAGATGTTTCAGATAGATGGGAATTTTAGCTCAGAACATCTGgaaagttgtattgtcgaaggctttcatggccggaatcattgggttgttgtaggttttttcgggctatatggccatgttctggaggcatttctcctgacgtttcgcctgcatctatggcaagcatcctcagaggtagtgagtgaattcactcactacctttgaggatgcttgccatagatgcgggcgaaacgtcaggaggaatacctctagaacatggccatatagcccaaaaaaacctacaacaacccatctagaAAGTTGTCATCAGGATGGGGACAGTtggcttagaccagtggttctcaacgtggggtccccagatgtttttggccatcaactcccagaaatcctaatagctgggatttctgcgagttataggccaaaacacctggggacccacaggttgagaaccactgggttacacAATACCttgcaggatgtgtgaaaaatggAATGATTGTCAACTCTCCCCTATCTAGTGACAGTATCACCTGTTACAAGGTTACAAAGTTCCTTTGCAGGGGAGATTATTTTTCTTCTCCCCACTTTCCCACacatttagaaagaaagaaacattccatttttcctttcatttattCTCCCTGATTTTTTTCAGTATTCCTTCCCCATCCATCCCACATTTGGGCATCATGCCCTAAACCGCAATGTCTTCCATTGCTTCTGTTATTTATCTGGAACTTAAACCTTCCTCAATCTGATGCCTTCCAGATATATGGAAGTCATGTCAGTTCTTGTCTAACATGTCgggaaatatattaaaatgtttatCTGCATAAAAACATTGGCTTGACTTCATGATTGCAGTTATGAATACATAACCTAAAGTTACACCTTCCTAAATGATTTGCATGCACAATCTCTATGTCTTTGACACTGTGGGGAAGTCACCTGATCCTGACATCCTGGGCAGCAGCCACTGCAAGTGATGGGATTCTATTCTCCTACCTATTCAGGTGCAataatttttttgaatatttttaattgatgttttatcaaaataaaaaagaaatagaagaaagtATTTCTTTACaatgaaagtgggggaacatttTCATTTACAGAAAGTAGGAAATAgaagggggggaagagagagagaagaaaataaaaataaaaatatttgttgacttccttcttgcttttgaTGATCGTCTGGTTTATTTATAGATAGAATTAtactattgtttttctgcttcccctccgttttctccccccccccttaaaattgATCCTCTTCAACAAATGAGATCTATTTTCCtctgtttaaaatagtcttttacTGGGTACCAATTAATTTCTATCTTAGGAAAGCCTTGGTTGGAAGAGAGCCAATAGGTAAGACTGTCCATATTCAAAATCTCAAGTACTTTGCTGGGAAGAAGTATGGAATAggaaattaaaatattcaaaggcaatggaacttaaagaaaattggattaagaTGGCCCATAGGTGGTATATCACACCACACAGATTAGGAAAAttcaacaaaaacacaaatacaaaatgctggaaatgcggagAACAAGAAGGGATGTACTACCACTTATGGTGGACCTGTCCGAAAGCAACAGAATAttggaagaaaatacaaaaaagttACAAAACATATTAGAGATAAACATACCCCCAAAACCAGAAATTTTCCTACTAggaatacacaatataaaaatggggggaaaaaaagacaaaattcTATTCCTTTTGACAACAGCGGCCAGAATAACATATGCAAAATACTGgaaaaagaaagattcccccagatgAAGAAGAATGGCTAACAAAAATATTAGATATAAGAAACATGGATAAACTGACGTACATACATATTATCAAAAAAGAAAGGTACTCCGATGGCAGAAATAGACTGGAAACAACATatttaacaaaagaaaagaatatgAAAATAATCACTTAAAGGAACATGATTGAGAACATGGAAATAGGGGAGAGCAAGatataaaagaaggaaaaagaagaaagaagaaggaacagGACAAAAACTCTCCAGaggataccaggaagtcaacacAACATCTACAATAACCACATACACCCCTATCCCTCACTGTACATTTCTAAACTTCTTTTCTCACAATTCACACATAAAAAGAAGGACAATCTGGACACTCTCCACTACAtctatactattatttatttatttatttatttatttgctttatttctataccgcatttttcagcccaaaaaggcgactcaatgcggtttacaggatacaaattatcataacaatgtcagtgcaattaaaaaacacaacaaatataacaacaggatcaacaacaccgatccacaacaattaacaaacaacatgaaacaaacatagcgcctcaatgaaatcagatccgaaCTCATAATCCTTGtatcattcctatgttccatttactgttttcctatgttcagttgcactgttaaccaaacgcttgttcataaagccaggtcttgacctttctccgaaacgccagcaatgatggtgcctgtctgatgtctaccggtaaggcattccatagccgagaggccaccactgagaaggcctcttaccactgagaaggcccttcccccccccttttccccctctcTATATTTTCCCTCACAGAGCGAGAAACTTTTATAAGTCTAAAAGTTTCCAACACTATCTTTatctattgttgtatttttaagaaaagaaataaagattattttacaaaaaaaataataatctcaaaTTCTTTGCTCAACCAGTCCTCTTTTTTTTGGTATATCTTTTAGTCTCCAGTTCCTTGCATAGACTATTCTAGCTGCAGTTACCAAAAAGTTAATCAGAATctctttatttttgtctttttctaTGTCTAGCATGCCTAATAAAATTATTCCTGTTCTCttcaaatttttatttttaagatctTTTGTATGGCATCATCATTTATAATTTTCCAAAACTGTGGTGCTTTCGGATGAGACCATCAAGTATGAAAAAAGTTCTGACCTGTTGatctcatttccaacatttgttggatgcatttttgtaacatttggaAATTTTATATGGTGTGATATACCATCTATATagcattttaaaccaattttctttcagatcaTAAGAATAAGTATATTTAAGTCTTTGATTTCAGGTTTCCCCCCCATTGTTTTAAATCAATTTGGTGGCCAATGTTTTGAGCCCATTTGACCATATATTCTTTTATCGGTTCTTTTTTTGTTGTCCACTCAATATATTTTTTTGTATATTCTGGTAATCAACTTATTTTCTGTCTTCTTTATCTTATCCCAGAAACCTTTCTTATCTGCAAAGCCTAACTCTTTGTCTTTCTTGAAGAGTAAGAGTCCAGGTGCAACAAATTGATTCACGCCCCTTCCATGAGCTATCTCTGGTACAAGGAGGCTTTGAAAAAGGGACTCTGCTCCTGACTATTTCACAAGAGATTGCTTGTGGAAAGAAGTCAAGAAAGACAGCCTACTGAGTCCCAATCGAAATGAAAACAGAGCCCTGTCACTCACAGTGGCTGCTACCTGGTACGTCAGGGCTGGAGTGTTGGGCCAAAAGACATTATTTAGTCTCATTGCCCTTATTTTACAGGTGCTGTTACAACATGCCTCACTTGTATATGAGGTCTGTATGAGTCATTGCTCACCATTATATCCCCCAGTACCCTGGTATCTCCTCTATTTGGAGATTCTAAATGATTTAAAACATCTTTTTTGAGGGTAGCATGAGTAATGTAGCTTGGTCAGGATACCATTCTGGCATCTAAATCATTAGAAGTTTGTCCTTCCTCTAGTTTTTACTCTAGTAGCATGAGTAATGTAGCTAGATCATAGCTACATTTCCCAGTGAAGTATCTCAACCATAGTAGTAAccagaaaattcacagaaaatgttattgttttattgtcttgtttgattttaattgcttgtgttgttgttgttgttgttgcttgtactgttgtattctgggctcggcctcatgtaagctgcaccgagtcccctgcggagatggtagcggggtataaataaagattattattattattattattattattattattattattattatactccacTGGGAAATGTAGCTATtatgtacttacttaggtgatccctcgttggctgagtaggatagtcttccaggatcagaattcttgtgagtctgtaggtggctgtggagccctattcttgacctgcatcttcttccgcagtgagggcattggtttcctggtggaaggcggtctcggtcagggtagcttgacacgccttcctcttggcatgtttctctctttcaccctccattcgtgcctcttcaaattctgcagcactgctggtcacagctgacctccattatATACTACAATGACTTTAGTATCCTGACCTAACTACATTACTCATGCTACTAGAGTAAAAACTAGAGGAAAGGCAAACTTCTAATGATTTGGATGCCAGAATGGAAAATGACATGGCTGATATTTTTTGATGAGGTTGTATTGCTATTTATCACATCTCAAATCACCCTTAGTCTTCCTGAATTCCTCCAGCAGGAATTGGGCCTCCTCCTGGATTCGCTCATGAATGGATTTTTTCCCCATTCCAAAATCCCTCAAGACTGTGAGAGAAAATCGCCGTAGTTGCTTCCAACGCTCTCCATTGGCAAAGACCACCCCTGTGGGAAATAGAAAAGATATGAAGCAGCCAACAGGAAGAAGCAGAAAATGGGAATTGTGATAGCAAAGCTAATAGGAATGGCTCACCATGTCCTTCGAAGGTCCGTTCCAGGGTAAAGTGGGTGGCCCTTCCACTGAATTCTTCTGCCTTGTCTATCAGGGCTTCTTTCACGGCATCATGTCCACACAAGACCACAACTGGGCGTGTTCCAAAATAAACAGTGAACACAGGGCCATATATTTCACTCAGCTGTGTAGAAGAATAAGCTGTTATGTAGGGACAATCTGGTTATGAGATCAACAGATCTTTTGTAATGGTGACCCTTTGATGTGGTTCTGTCCCATAGTTCAAGTGTGCAAAAACTAATGAGTCCTACAGCATAATGATAGTTCTTCCACACTTGAGTTATGGGACAGAACCACATCAAAAGATCACCATTACAAAGGATCTGCTGATCTCATAACCAAAggaaaggctctggcataaaccaatacaccagtggtaattggcacactgggtgccgtgccaaaggatctcagcaggcatttgaaaacaataacattgacaaaatcacagtctgtcaactgcaaagcccaccttacttggatctgcgtgcatcatttaaaaatacatcacacagtcctaaacgcttggggagtgttcagcttgtgattttgtgatacgaaattcagcatatatcTTTCGTttgctcagttttctgtgtgccaaggagggagtctctcatttggtatcagccactgattgaggttctgggttttaacctgcctcTTTTGGATTCTCGTTGGCtgaggtgacttggaaggcactgaacagactgcgctctggcaccacaagatgcaagccaaccttaagaaatagggcaacaaagtggagtccatggcatgcgagtgtggagaagaaccaACCATAGACCAACTATTACAATGcaagctgagccctgccacatgcacaatggaggaccttcttatagcaacaccagaggcactccaagtggccagctactggtcaaaggacatttaatagaatgccaagtttgcaaacgttgtgttttttgttttggttttggtttttttttttaaaaaatacaatacaactgtttgggtcgctcctgatatgataaataaataaatctggtttGCAgtgccatactgtgtttttgtgtcggaataataataataatcatcatcatcatcatcatcatcatcatcatcacatcaaactactctgggacttctgaattcagattgaCAAGGTTCTggggcacaatactcctgacctcaaaatcatgttaaaaaacaaagtatggattgttgatgttgcaatcccaggtgacagcagcattgaagagaaacaactggaaaagctgacacgatatgaggatttaaagattgaactgcaaagactctggcacaaaccagtcaaggtggtcccagtggtgatcggcacactgggtgcagtgcctaaagaccttggcctgcacttaaacacaataggtgctgacaaaattaccatctgccagctgcaaaaggccaccttattgggatctgtatgcattagtcacgatacatcatacagtcctagacacttgggaagtgtccgacatgtgatccaatacaacagccagcaaagtgatcttgtctgctgcggactcatcttgttgtgtttcagataataataattcttaccctGCTCCCCTCATGGCTAAATAATTCCATAGTAGAGGCttttctggttttctttttttaagtaaGCACATTAGATTTGGCCAGAGCAAACCACTGTCTGCACTAAAATCATAACATCCAGGTATTTTTCTCAGTTCAAGGAGAAAGAAACCCAAGTTTGGTCACACCCCAGATAAATTGTTTGACAAAAAAACTAATAACTTTCTACAGTCTTCTTATCCTGTTCAAGATCCACTGACAGAACAGTCTAAAAAGCTGTCAGTGTGTATCCAAACAAATCAAAGTCAGCTTGAAATTATGCAGGTAATTACAAGTGCCTGCTGTCCTTTAAGATGGGTGTTGCCTAGACAGTCCACAAGCAAGCAGAAGGACCATGGGCTGGTGGAGGGAGATGTTTTAGTTGGAGGAAACTCTAGGAAAAGATCACCAAAatcagacacagaaaaaaaatagatTCATGATTATTTGGGAGGAATTGCAGGGAAACAGAAGAGTCTCCTGAGGTTTTTGCAAGAGAAGAAATGGGAGAAGGGTCAGGAGACAGCAGAACCTTGAATAAATCTTGATAGCCTCCTTAGATTTGCCACCATCCCCAACTTGCTCATACTGTGTTTCCAAGGGATACTCACCCTGAGAAGAGATTTTAAGGTTTCTGATGACTTGATCTGTAGGAAATTCCCAATCACAGGCAAGGGAGTGGGTCCTGGAGGAAGTCTCCCCTTGTTTGATAGTTTCCTCTTAAATGATACAATGGCAAGGCAAGACAGGTAGATGACAAGGAAAAGAATGACTGCTCCGGATAGATCCATTATGGAATTTGCACTCCTTATGCTCCTTTACCCAGAATGGGTCCACTCCATGTATTTAATACAGCCTGGATTGGGCCCCACCTTCTGCCTTACATAACTAAATTACATGCACATGTGGGATGTTTATCTGTAGAACCAGAGTCAACATTAATAATTTATTTCCTAGttaatcatttttattatgaCAGAGGGCATGTAGATTTGTCTTCCTGCAGGGAAAAAAACCTGCTTAGCTTTCTTGAACCCTTGCAATAAAATCATGTCTGGCAATTGAGATCACCAGCACCAACAGCCAGAGGGAATGGCACTCCTTGAATATATAAGTAGAAGTGGAA
The sequence above is a segment of the Anolis sagrei isolate rAnoSag1 chromosome Y, rAnoSag1.mat, whole genome shotgun sequence genome. Coding sequences within it:
- the LOC132780087 gene encoding cytochrome P450 2G1-like; amino-acid sequence: MDLSGAVILFLVIYLSCLAIVSFKRKLSNKGRLPPGPTPLPVIGNFLQIKSSETLKSLLRLSEIYGPVFTVYFGTRPVVVLCGHDAVKEALIDKAEEFSGRATHFTLERTFEGHGVVFANGERWKQLRRFSLTVLRDFGMGKKSIHERIQEEAQFLLEEFRKTKEKPFDPTYFLSRAVSNVICSIVFGDRFDYEDKEFQALMEMMNNSFREISTSWSQLYDMYENLLKYFPGPHTKIYDILEDMISFIAKKVKKNKDTFDPNYPRDFIDCFLAQMEKEKDKASSEFNDRNLLLTTLNLFFAGTETVSSTLRYGFLFLMKHPEVQAKVHEEIDRVIGHNRVPNIEDRSQMPYMDAVIHEIQRCSDLIPMDVAHRVICDTEFRGYLIPKGTEIYPVLSSVLHDSKMFKRPFAFYPENFLDENGRFKKNDAFVPFSSGKRICLGEALARMELFLFFTTILQSFQLKSLVPPEDINTSPQESGFATIPPFYQLSVIPR